The following proteins are encoded in a genomic region of Neisseria perflava:
- the typA gene encoding translational GTPase TypA: MKQIRNIAIIAHVDHGKTTLVDQLLRQSGTFRSNQQVEERVMDSNDLEKERGITILAKNTAIEYEGYHINIVDTPGHADFGGEVERVLGMVDCVVLLVDAQEGPMPQTRFVTKKALALGLKPIVVINKIDKPSARPSWVIDQTFELFDNLGATDEQLDFPIVYASGLSGFAKLDENDESSDMRPLFETILKHTPAPSGSAEETLQLQISQLDYDNYTGRLGIGRILNGRIKPGQVVAVMNHEEQVAQGRINQLLGFQGLERVPLEEAEAGDIVIISGIEDIGIGVTITDKDNPKGLPMLSVDEPTLTMDFMVNTSPLAGTEGKFVTSRQIRDRLQKELLTNVALRVEDTADADVFRVSGRGELHLTILLENMRREGFELAVGKPRVVFREINGQKCEPYENLTVDVPDDNQGAVMEELGRRRGELTNMESDGNGRTRLEYHIPARGLIGFQGEFLTLTRGTGLMSHVFDDYAPVKPDMPGRHNGVLVSQEQGEAVAYALWNLEDRGRMFVSPNDKVYEGMIIGIHSRDNDLVVNPLKGKKLTNVRASGTDEAVRLTTPIKLTLEGAVEFIDDDELVEITPQSIRLRKRYLSELERRRHFKKLD; encoded by the coding sequence ATGAAACAAATCCGCAATATTGCCATCATCGCCCACGTCGACCATGGCAAAACCACATTAGTTGACCAATTGCTGCGTCAGTCCGGCACATTCCGTTCCAACCAGCAAGTCGAAGAACGCGTCATGGACAGCAACGATCTTGAAAAAGAACGCGGCATTACCATTCTCGCTAAAAATACCGCCATCGAATACGAAGGCTACCACATCAACATCGTAGATACCCCGGGACACGCCGATTTTGGTGGCGAAGTGGAACGTGTATTGGGCATGGTTGACTGCGTCGTACTGTTGGTTGACGCACAAGAAGGCCCTATGCCGCAAACCCGTTTCGTGACCAAAAAAGCCTTGGCTTTGGGTCTGAAACCTATCGTTGTTATCAACAAAATCGACAAACCGTCTGCCCGTCCAAGCTGGGTTATCGACCAAACATTCGAATTATTCGACAACTTGGGTGCAACTGACGAACAATTGGACTTCCCTATCGTCTATGCTTCCGGTCTGTCCGGCTTTGCCAAACTGGATGAAAACGACGAGAGCAGCGATATGCGTCCTCTGTTCGAGACCATTTTGAAACACACGCCTGCACCAAGCGGCAGCGCGGAAGAAACGCTGCAACTGCAAATTTCCCAACTGGACTACGACAACTACACCGGCCGACTCGGTATCGGTCGCATCCTGAACGGCCGCATCAAACCCGGCCAAGTCGTTGCCGTTATGAACCATGAAGAACAAGTTGCCCAAGGCCGTATCAACCAACTGTTGGGTTTCCAAGGCTTGGAACGCGTACCTTTGGAAGAAGCTGAAGCCGGCGACATCGTGATTATTTCCGGTATCGAAGACATCGGCATCGGCGTAACCATTACCGACAAAGACAATCCTAAAGGCTTGCCTATGTTGAGCGTGGACGAGCCGACCCTGACCATGGACTTTATGGTCAACACTTCTCCTTTGGCCGGTACTGAAGGCAAATTCGTGACTTCCCGCCAAATCCGCGACCGCCTGCAAAAAGAATTGCTGACCAACGTTGCCCTGCGTGTTGAAGATACTGCCGACGCTGATGTATTCCGCGTTTCCGGTCGTGGCGAATTGCACCTGACCATTTTGTTGGAAAACATGCGCCGCGAAGGCTTTGAATTGGCAGTCGGCAAACCGCGCGTGGTATTCCGTGAAATTAACGGTCAAAAATGCGAGCCTTACGAAAACCTGACTGTGGACGTACCTGATGACAACCAAGGCGCCGTTATGGAAGAGCTTGGCCGTCGCCGTGGCGAATTGACCAATATGGAAAGCGACGGTAATGGCCGTACCCGTCTGGAATACCACATTCCTGCACGTGGTCTGATCGGTTTCCAAGGCGAATTCCTGACTTTGACCCGCGGCACCGGCTTGATGAGCCACGTTTTTGACGACTATGCTCCGGTTAAACCTGATATGCCCGGCCGTCACAACGGCGTACTGGTTTCTCAAGAGCAAGGTGAAGCCGTTGCTTACGCCCTGTGGAACTTGGAAGACCGCGGCCGTATGTTCGTTTCTCCAAACGACAAAGTCTACGAAGGGATGATTATCGGTATCCACAGCCGTGACAACGACTTGGTGGTAAACCCTCTGAAAGGTAAAAAACTGACCAACGTCCGTGCCAGCGGTACAGATGAAGCCGTACGCCTGACTACGCCGATCAAATTGACTTTGGAAGGTGCAGTTGAGTTCATTGACGATGACGAACTGGTTGAAATTACGCCACAATCCATCCGCCTGCGCAAACGTTACCTGAGCGAGTTGGAACGCCGACGCCATTTCAAAAAACTGGACTAA
- the htpX gene encoding protease HtpX — translation MKRIFLFIATNIAVLVVIRVVLAILGINSTDQVGSLLAYSAVVGFSGSIVSLLMSKTIAKHSVGAVVIDQPQSEEEAWLLATVEAQARQWNLKTPEVAIYNSPEPNAFATGATKNSSLVAVSTGLLDHMTRDEVEAVLAHEMAHVGNGDMVTLTLIQGIVNTFVVFLARIISSMVARNNDGSTSQSTYFMVSMVLQVVFGFLASIIVMWFSRQREYRADAGAAKLVGAPKMIAALQRLKGNPSDLPQTMTAMGIASDAKDSWFSTHPSLDNRISRLKNR, via the coding sequence GTGAAACGCATTTTCTTGTTTATCGCAACCAATATCGCCGTTTTGGTTGTCATCCGTGTTGTTTTGGCCATCTTGGGCATCAACAGTACCGACCAAGTCGGCAGCCTGTTGGCGTATTCCGCAGTTGTCGGCTTCAGCGGCTCGATTGTCTCCCTGCTGATGTCGAAAACCATCGCCAAACATTCGGTCGGCGCCGTCGTCATCGACCAACCCCAAAGTGAAGAAGAAGCTTGGCTGTTGGCAACTGTTGAAGCGCAAGCCCGCCAATGGAATCTGAAAACGCCGGAAGTCGCCATTTACAACTCGCCCGAGCCTAACGCCTTCGCAACCGGTGCCACCAAAAACAGCTCGCTCGTCGCTGTCAGTACCGGCCTGCTCGACCACATGACCCGCGATGAAGTCGAAGCCGTTTTGGCGCATGAAATGGCACACGTCGGCAACGGCGATATGGTAACGCTGACGCTGATTCAAGGTATTGTGAATACTTTTGTCGTCTTCTTGGCGCGTATCATTTCCAGCATGGTGGCGCGCAACAATGACGGCAGCACTTCTCAAAGCACATATTTCATGGTCAGCATGGTCTTGCAGGTTGTATTCGGCTTCCTTGCCAGCATTATTGTGATGTGGTTCAGCCGCCAACGCGAATACCGCGCCGATGCAGGCGCTGCAAAACTGGTGGGCGCGCCGAAAATGATTGCTGCCCTGCAACGCTTGAAAGGCAACCCCAGCGACCTGCCGCAAACCATGACGGCAATGGGCATTGCCAGCGATGCCAAAGATTCTTGGTTCAGCACCCATCCTTCTTTGGACAACCGCATCAGCCGTTTGAAAAACCGCTAA
- a CDS encoding cupin domain-containing protein translates to MDILDRLVELAQIKGSVDVQCLFQGEWYVRHEPKRAHGLVHIVTAGSGYIRIDGEQEARLLSAGDIIFFPRSVGHTLSSDSNCENFGVRVLTAENGAFKVKQSHAGGEAALHLFCARFEYEAQADLMMGLPDTVLLNINHPSLQYLVTLLQYESNQALSGSVAVVNALASVLLVFLLRACLEKNEEAQLSGLLNGWQDKRLRNLLQAVVEKPEEEWNIEKMTAMANLSRAQLMRVFKQQTGTSPHAFVNSIRLQQGALLLKQTADSVLSVALSVGFQSETHFGKAFKKQYGISPGQYRKNDRSDEPAEPAEEMPIYFI, encoded by the coding sequence ATGGATATTTTAGATAGACTGGTCGAATTGGCACAGATAAAGGGCAGTGTGGATGTTCAGTGCCTGTTTCAAGGGGAGTGGTATGTGCGGCATGAGCCCAAGCGTGCGCATGGTTTGGTGCATATCGTAACCGCCGGTTCGGGCTATATCCGAATTGATGGGGAGCAAGAGGCCAGGCTGCTGAGTGCGGGGGATATTATTTTCTTCCCCCGCAGCGTTGGGCATACTTTGAGTAGCGACAGTAATTGTGAAAATTTCGGTGTTCGCGTGCTGACGGCTGAGAATGGTGCATTTAAAGTCAAGCAAAGTCATGCCGGTGGAGAGGCTGCCTTGCATCTTTTTTGCGCACGGTTTGAATATGAAGCACAGGCGGATTTGATGATGGGGCTGCCTGATACCGTTTTATTGAACATTAACCATCCGTCTTTGCAGTATTTGGTGACCTTATTGCAATATGAGAGCAATCAGGCTTTATCCGGCTCGGTGGCAGTTGTGAATGCATTGGCTTCGGTGTTGCTGGTCTTTCTGCTTCGTGCCTGTTTGGAGAAAAATGAGGAAGCGCAATTAAGCGGTTTGCTGAATGGTTGGCAGGATAAACGTTTGCGGAATTTGCTTCAGGCAGTCGTCGAAAAACCGGAAGAAGAATGGAATATTGAGAAAATGACTGCGATGGCCAATTTGTCCCGCGCCCAATTGATGCGGGTATTTAAACAGCAGACGGGAACAAGCCCGCATGCTTTTGTAAACAGTATCCGCTTGCAGCAGGGGGCGTTATTGTTAAAGCAGACAGCCGATTCGGTTTTATCGGTTGCGCTTTCGGTCGGTTTTCAATCGGAAACGCATTTTGGCAAGGCATTTAAAAAGCAATATGGGATATCGCCGGGGCAATATCGTAAAAATGACCGATCTGATGAACCGGCGGAACCGGCGGAAGAAATGCCGATTTATTTTATTTGA
- a CDS encoding peptidoglycan DD-metalloendopeptidase family protein, which produces MLKKSVSYAGSAALVLLLAACASQQPAPVVVGTQSGGSTTGSTADNPYGAAPYNTNTSPAADAPYTPPASTPAPTYNSGSTGTYTPSYAPVDINAATHTVVRGDTVYNISKRYNITQDNLRAWNNLADNTISVGQTLRVKPEGYVAPAASASKPSTPTTTTTAPAPSTPANTPTVSTGSSRNVSGITWQRPTTGNVIANFGGSNKGVDIAGAQGQPVVAAADGKVVYAGSGLRGYGNLVIIQHNSSFLSAYGHNQRLLVNENQTVKRGQTIAHMGNTDASRTQLHFEIRQNGKPVNPANYVAF; this is translated from the coding sequence ATGTTGAAAAAAAGTGTATCTTATGCCGGATCGGCAGCTTTGGTTTTATTACTTGCAGCCTGTGCCAGCCAACAACCGGCTCCTGTAGTCGTCGGCACACAAAGCGGTGGTTCAACAACAGGTTCTACCGCTGACAATCCTTACGGTGCAGCGCCTTACAATACCAACACCAGCCCAGCGGCAGATGCTCCATACACTCCGCCGGCAAGTACACCTGCGCCAACATACAACAGCGGCAGCACCGGCACTTACACGCCTTCTTATGCGCCTGTTGATATTAATGCAGCGACACATACCGTCGTTCGCGGTGATACCGTTTACAACATCTCCAAACGCTACAACATTACCCAAGACAATCTGCGTGCATGGAATAACTTGGCCGACAACACCATTAGCGTTGGCCAAACCCTGCGCGTAAAACCTGAAGGCTACGTTGCACCGGCAGCTTCTGCAAGCAAACCTTCTACGCCAACAACTACAACCACTGCTCCGGCTCCAAGCACGCCTGCCAATACACCGACCGTGTCTACCGGCAGCAGCCGCAACGTTAGCGGCATCACATGGCAGCGTCCGACTACCGGTAACGTTATTGCCAACTTCGGCGGCAGTAACAAAGGTGTAGATATCGCCGGTGCACAAGGTCAGCCTGTCGTTGCAGCGGCAGACGGTAAAGTTGTTTACGCAGGCTCAGGCTTGCGCGGTTACGGCAACTTGGTCATCATCCAACACAACTCCTCATTCTTGAGCGCATACGGCCACAACCAACGCCTGCTGGTTAATGAAAACCAAACCGTGAAACGCGGCCAAACCATTGCCCACATGGGTAATACCGATGCATCCCGCACCCAGTTGCACTTTGAAATCCGTCAAAACGGCAAACCGGTCAATCCGGCAAATTATGTTGCCTTCTAA
- a CDS encoding rhodanese-like domain-containing protein → MKKLLTAVLFAAAIATPLAASAASMPKVEKSAAQPAKAKGVWIDVRSAEEFKEGHLQGALNIPHDQIVERIKSVSPDKNAPVNLYCRSGRRAEAALTELKKAGYTNVTNHGGYEDLVKKGLK, encoded by the coding sequence ATGAAGAAACTGCTGACCGCCGTACTTTTTGCCGCCGCTATCGCCACTCCTTTGGCCGCTTCCGCTGCCTCTATGCCTAAAGTTGAAAAAAGCGCGGCACAACCCGCAAAAGCAAAAGGCGTTTGGATTGATGTCCGCTCTGCCGAAGAATTCAAAGAAGGCCATTTGCAAGGTGCGCTCAATATTCCGCACGACCAAATCGTTGAACGCATCAAATCCGTCAGCCCGGATAAAAACGCACCGGTCAACCTCTACTGCCGCAGCGGCCGCCGAGCAGAAGCCGCGCTGACCGAACTGAAAAAAGCCGGTTACACCAACGTAACCAACCATGGCGGTTATGAAGATTTGGTGAAAAAAGGTTTGAAATAA
- a CDS encoding carboxymuconolactone decarboxylase family protein, giving the protein MFKDWPEHTALVKKSFGELGKSHPKMLQAYGALEQAAAAEALDAKTRELIAIAVAITTRCESCISVHAAAAAKAGATDSEIAGALATAISLNAGAAYTYALRALEAVETQR; this is encoded by the coding sequence ATGTTTAAAGATTGGCCTGAACATACAGCCTTGGTAAAAAAATCATTCGGTGAATTGGGCAAAAGCCATCCTAAAATGCTGCAAGCCTACGGCGCGCTGGAACAAGCAGCCGCTGCCGAAGCACTGGATGCCAAAACACGCGAACTGATTGCCATTGCCGTTGCCATTACCACACGTTGCGAAAGCTGCATCAGCGTGCACGCAGCCGCCGCTGCCAAAGCAGGGGCAACCGACAGCGAAATCGCCGGCGCATTGGCCACCGCTATTTCTCTAAACGCAGGTGCTGCTTATACCTACGCTTTGCGCGCCTTAGAAGCAGTAGAAACCCAACGCTAA
- the surE gene encoding 5'/3'-nucleotidase SurE produces MNILISNDDGYLAPGLAVLARVCAEFANVRVVAPERDRSGVSNSLTLDRPLQLKQAENGFYYVNGTPTDCIHVGQHALADFKPDLVLSGINNGANMGDDTLYSGTVAAATEAFLMGIPAIAFSLADSSGRYWETAEKAAWMLLSYFLKRPISKPILWNINIPAVAPEDIQGIKITRLGRRHHEQSIVPMYNPRGEQIYWIGPVGDVSDSEEGTDFGECAAGFITITPLQVDLTAYGQMEQTASFWSEIPAP; encoded by the coding sequence ATGAACATATTAATCTCAAACGACGATGGTTATCTTGCGCCCGGTTTGGCAGTTTTGGCAAGAGTGTGTGCAGAATTTGCCAATGTCAGGGTGGTTGCGCCCGAACGCGATCGCAGCGGCGTCAGCAATTCCCTGACTTTAGACCGTCCTTTACAACTGAAACAGGCGGAAAACGGGTTTTACTATGTGAATGGCACGCCCACCGACTGCATTCATGTCGGCCAGCATGCCCTTGCCGATTTCAAACCTGACTTGGTCTTATCCGGCATTAACAACGGCGCAAACATGGGTGACGATACGCTTTATTCCGGTACGGTTGCCGCCGCAACGGAAGCCTTTCTGATGGGCATTCCCGCTATTGCCTTCTCTCTTGCCGATTCCAGCGGCCGTTATTGGGAAACCGCAGAAAAAGCCGCTTGGATGCTGCTTTCCTACTTTCTCAAACGCCCTATTTCCAAACCCATCTTATGGAACATCAATATTCCTGCCGTCGCACCTGAGGATATCCAAGGCATAAAAATAACACGGCTCGGCCGTCGCCATCATGAACAAAGCATTGTTCCCATGTATAATCCACGTGGCGAACAAATTTATTGGATTGGGCCGGTCGGCGATGTTTCCGACAGCGAAGAAGGTACCGACTTTGGCGAATGCGCGGCCGGCTTCATCACGATTACCCCCCTGCAAGTCGATTTGACTGCCTACGGACAAATGGAGCAAACCGCTTCCTTTTGGTCAGAAATCCCTGCGCCTTAA
- the hemF gene encoding oxygen-dependent coproporphyrinogen oxidase has product MHTESVLNLLKTLQNQICAALEQEDGEAEFVHEAWTGKLGIGETRVLKNGAVFEQAGVNFSHVKGSKMPASATAHRPELAGAAFEAMGVSLVIHPKNPYVPTSHANVRFFIAYPENAEPVWWFGGGFDLTPFYPFKEDIVHWHTVARDVCAPFGESVYSEFKQWCDEYFYLKHRNETRGVGGLFFDDLNRWNFDTCLNFIKAVGEGYITAYLPIVAKRKNTPYGERERDFQLYRRGRYVEFNLVWDRGTLFGLQSGGRTESILMSMPPLVRFEYQYAPEEGSPEARLNQFLIPRNWLEEVGR; this is encoded by the coding sequence ATGCACACAGAATCCGTTCTAAACCTCCTCAAAACCCTGCAAAACCAAATCTGCGCCGCGTTGGAGCAAGAAGATGGCGAAGCCGAATTTGTGCATGAAGCATGGACGGGGAAACTGGGCATCGGCGAAACACGCGTATTGAAAAACGGCGCAGTATTCGAGCAGGCGGGCGTGAATTTTTCGCATGTGAAAGGCAGCAAAATGCCTGCTTCGGCGACGGCGCACCGTCCTGAATTGGCAGGCGCGGCATTTGAAGCTATGGGCGTGTCGCTGGTCATTCATCCGAAAAATCCTTATGTCCCGACCAGCCATGCTAATGTACGCTTTTTTATTGCCTATCCTGAAAATGCCGAGCCGGTTTGGTGGTTCGGCGGCGGCTTTGATTTGACGCCGTTTTATCCGTTTAAAGAAGATATTGTGCACTGGCACACCGTAGCGCGAGACGTATGCGCGCCATTTGGAGAATCGGTTTATTCTGAATTCAAACAATGGTGTGACGAATATTTCTACTTGAAACACCGTAACGAAACACGCGGCGTGGGCGGCCTGTTTTTTGACGATTTAAACCGCTGGAATTTCGATACCTGCCTGAATTTTATCAAGGCGGTCGGAGAAGGCTATATCACAGCGTATCTGCCGATTGTGGCCAAACGCAAAAACACGCCTTATGGAGAACGTGAACGCGACTTCCAACTCTACCGCCGCGGACGCTATGTCGAATTTAACTTGGTTTGGGACAGAGGCACGCTGTTCGGCCTGCAAAGCGGCGGACGCACGGAAAGCATTTTGATGTCCATGCCGCCTTTGGTGCGCTTTGAGTATCAATATGCGCCGGAAGAAGGTTCGCCCGAAGCACGCCTCAATCAATTCCTCATACCGCGCAACTGGCTGGAAGAAGTCGGCAGATAG
- the hpnC gene encoding squalene synthase HpnC, translating into MSVNHYENFPVGSIVLPRRLRKPVHAVYAFARTADDIADEGNAEAVERLRQLDELKAELDRITQGGKSQTALMQRLYNEAIEPFQLPLQLFYDLLAAFSQDVVKNRYENFGELIAYCRLSANPVGRIMLHLYGQTDEVSIAQSDGICTALQLINFWQDVAADWQKGRVYIPQEDLQKFKVSEEQIAAGKADFAFQRLMAHECQRAFQILKAGSPLGKTLKGRIGFELRMIIVGGQLILQKLDGCKYDVFNQRPLLDKKDWMIIIKRALMKK; encoded by the coding sequence ATGTCAGTCAATCATTACGAAAACTTCCCAGTCGGCTCTATTGTGCTGCCGCGCCGTTTGCGCAAGCCGGTTCACGCCGTTTACGCTTTTGCGCGGACGGCGGACGATATTGCCGACGAAGGCAATGCCGAAGCAGTCGAACGCCTGCGCCAACTGGACGAACTGAAGGCAGAGTTAGACCGCATTACACAAGGTGGGAAATCGCAAACAGCTTTGATGCAGCGTTTGTACAACGAAGCGATTGAGCCGTTTCAATTACCGTTGCAGCTGTTTTACGATTTGTTGGCGGCGTTCAGTCAGGATGTGGTCAAAAACCGTTATGAAAATTTTGGCGAATTGATTGCCTATTGCCGTTTGTCCGCCAATCCGGTGGGGCGCATTATGTTGCATTTGTACGGGCAAACCGATGAAGTGAGCATAGCGCAAAGCGACGGCATTTGCACTGCCTTGCAGCTGATTAATTTCTGGCAGGACGTGGCGGCAGATTGGCAGAAAGGGCGCGTGTACATCCCTCAGGAAGATTTGCAGAAGTTCAAAGTCAGCGAAGAACAGATTGCGGCCGGCAAAGCCGACTTTGCTTTTCAACGACTGATGGCACACGAGTGTCAACGTGCCTTTCAAATACTGAAGGCCGGTTCGCCGTTGGGCAAAACCCTCAAAGGACGAATCGGTTTTGAGTTGCGCATGATTATTGTCGGCGGCCAGTTGATTTTGCAGAAACTGGACGGTTGCAAATATGACGTGTTTAACCAGCGGCCGCTGTTGGATAAGAAAGACTGGATGATTATCATCAAACGGGCTTTGATGAAGAAATAA
- a CDS encoding C40 family peptidase, whose amino-acid sequence MSRLICKTLFVCTAGLLLASCGTTGKHKTHKPQTTARKVQPVRISHIDRTQGSQELMLHSMGLIGTPYKWGGSTTATGFDCSGMIQFVYKNALNVNLPRTARDMAAASRKISDDKLKAGDLVFFNTGGAHKYSHVGLYIGNGEFIHAPSSGKTIKTEKLSTPFYAKNYLGAHTFFTE is encoded by the coding sequence ATGTCTCGACTCATCTGCAAAACCCTATTTGTTTGTACCGCCGGCCTATTGTTGGCCTCTTGCGGCACCACCGGCAAACACAAAACCCACAAGCCGCAAACAACCGCCAGAAAAGTCCAACCTGTCCGCATTTCCCATATCGACCGCACACAAGGTTCGCAGGAATTAATGCTTCACAGCATGGGCCTGATCGGCACGCCCTACAAATGGGGCGGCAGTACCACAGCCACAGGCTTTGACTGCAGCGGCATGATCCAATTCGTCTATAAAAACGCCCTCAACGTCAACCTGCCACGCACCGCACGCGATATGGCCGCCGCCAGCCGTAAAATTTCCGATGACAAATTAAAAGCCGGCGATCTGGTCTTTTTCAATACCGGCGGCGCGCACAAATATTCCCATGTCGGCCTCTACATCGGCAACGGCGAATTCATCCATGCCCCCAGCAGCGGCAAAACCATCAAAACCGAAAAACTTTCCACCCCGTTTTACGCCAAAAACTATTTGGGCGCACATACCTTTTTTACTGAATAA
- a CDS encoding phospholipase D family protein: MKFHLPLLYSLLLGGCAAFLPSLDERTQSSYLDIPSTPRLDSTLGIPSAPSKADISHIYLLNDAHEAFVARAALIESADHTLDLQYYIWHNDISGKLLFNLIHRAAERGVRVRLLLDDNNTNGMDDLLLALDNHPNIEVRLFNPFIFRKWRALGYVADFPRLNRRMHNKSFTADNRATILGGRNIGDEYFKVNDDTIFADLDILATGRVVTEVSQDFDRYWSSHSAYNATSVIKRGNLQKGLAELNYTDQDKNQTLIRYRQSIEHSSLYQKMQSNHMEWQSVSTRLISDDPAKGLDRDRHKPPISERLQDALKQPEKSVYLVSPYFVPTKSGVKAIEKLIHNGVDVTVLTNSLQATDVAAVHSGYVKYRKPLLKAGVKLYELQPNHAVPTTKDRGLTGSSATSLHAKTFIVDEKRIFIGSFNLDPRSARLNTEMGVVIESPEIAGQMQRTLVTTTPNYAYQVTLGNYNKLYWYDPSEKRTYAQEPEAKFWKRVTSKILSILPIEGLL, encoded by the coding sequence ATGAAATTTCATCTTCCTCTTCTTTATTCCCTGCTATTGGGCGGTTGCGCCGCGTTTTTGCCATCACTGGACGAACGCACCCAAAGCAGTTATCTTGACATCCCTTCAACGCCACGACTGGACAGCACCTTAGGTATTCCTTCCGCCCCCTCAAAGGCCGATATTTCCCATATCTATCTGCTGAACGATGCCCATGAAGCCTTTGTCGCCCGAGCCGCCCTGATTGAATCCGCCGACCATACCCTTGATTTACAGTACTATATCTGGCACAACGACATCTCCGGCAAGCTTTTGTTCAACCTAATTCATCGCGCGGCCGAACGCGGCGTCCGTGTGCGTTTGCTTCTGGACGACAACAACACCAACGGCATGGATGATCTCCTGCTGGCACTCGACAATCATCCCAATATCGAAGTCCGTTTGTTTAATCCCTTTATTTTCAGAAAATGGCGTGCACTCGGCTATGTTGCCGACTTCCCGCGACTTAACCGCCGGATGCACAACAAATCGTTTACCGCCGACAACCGTGCCACCATTTTAGGCGGCCGCAATATCGGCGACGAATATTTCAAGGTTAACGACGATACCATCTTTGCCGACCTCGACATTCTTGCCACAGGCCGCGTAGTAACCGAAGTTTCCCAAGACTTCGACCGCTACTGGTCAAGCCATTCCGCCTATAACGCGACCAGTGTCATCAAACGGGGAAACCTGCAAAAAGGACTGGCCGAACTTAATTACACCGACCAAGATAAAAATCAAACGCTCATCCGCTATCGCCAAAGCATCGAGCATTCCAGTCTCTATCAAAAAATGCAGAGCAACCATATGGAATGGCAAAGCGTCAGCACACGCTTAATCAGCGACGATCCGGCCAAAGGCTTAGACCGTGACCGGCATAAACCGCCTATTTCCGAACGCCTGCAAGACGCCCTCAAGCAACCTGAAAAAAGCGTTTACCTTGTCTCGCCTTATTTTGTTCCCACAAAATCAGGTGTCAAAGCCATAGAAAAGCTGATACACAACGGCGTGGATGTTACCGTTTTGACCAATTCGCTCCAAGCAACCGACGTTGCCGCCGTCCATTCCGGTTACGTCAAATACCGCAAGCCCTTGCTCAAAGCCGGGGTCAAACTATACGAACTCCAACCCAATCATGCCGTTCCGACCACCAAAGACCGCGGCTTGACCGGTAGCTCCGCCACCAGCTTGCACGCCAAAACATTCATCGTGGATGAAAAACGCATTTTCATCGGTTCATTCAACCTTGACCCACGTTCCGCACGGCTCAATACCGAAATGGGTGTCGTCATCGAAAGTCCCGAAATCGCAGGCCAAATGCAGCGCACCCTCGTTACGACCACCCCAAACTACGCCTATCAGGTAACGCTTGGCAATTACAATAAACTATACTGGTATGACCCAAGTGAAAAACGAACTTACGCACAAGAACCAGAAGCCAAATTCTGGAAACGGGTTACTTCAAAAATCCTGTCCATCCTGCCCATAGAAGGATTATTATAG